From one Lolium rigidum isolate FL_2022 chromosome 4, APGP_CSIRO_Lrig_0.1, whole genome shotgun sequence genomic stretch:
- the LOC124706406 gene encoding protein LATERAL ROOT PRIMORDIUM 1-like, which produces MVLVAPTAFHHHHHHQHQRAAAAAADAGGGGDHPGFALLSAGQCAALDDQAKAGSAIQFWQAHSQPTTPPPVGAGASKKPAPAIDYGGGGSSGSGGSTTCTDCGNQAKKDCPHQRCRTCCKSRGYDCTTHVRSTWIPAARRREKQQHPGGDGNVSPPAAPGVAASKKPRLLSSQTTTATPSTSNGTSSSQQDAPFRDSLPRQLRAPAVFRCVRVTSVEDGEDEFAYQAAVCINGHLFKGFLYDQGADEGRAGNDDHASGHAHAAAVRSISDLHLGSASAVPPDMYNTVSGPLILGGLGYGNTIN; this is translated from the exons atggtcctcgtcgcccccACTGccttccaccatcaccaccaccaccagcaccaaagggctgcggctgctgcggcggatgccggcggcggcggtgaccaCCCCGGGTTCGCGCTCCTGTCCGCGGGGCAGTGCGCGGCGCTCGATGACCAGGCCAAGGCCGGCAGCGCCATCCAGTTCTGGCAGGCGCACTCGCAgcccaccacgccgccgccggtggGGGCCGGAGCCAGCAAGAAGCCCGCGCCCGCGATCGACTACGGCGGGGGCGGCTCTTCCGGCTCAGGCGGCTCCACCACGTGCACCGACTGCGGCAACCAGGCGAAGAAGGACTGCCCGCACCAGCGGTGCCGCACCTGCTGCAAGAGCCGCGGCTACGACTGCACCACCCACGTCCGGAGCACCTGGATCCCTGCCGCTCGCCGCCGCGAGAAGCAGCAGCACCCCGGCGGCGATGGCAACGTGTCCCCTCCCGCCGCACCTGGCGTGGCGGCCTCCAAGAAGCCGCGGCTCCTCTCCTCACAGACCACCACAGCCACCCCGTCCACCTCCAACGGCACCTCCTCCAGCCAACAAG ACGCGCCGTTCAGGGACAGCCTGCCCCGGCAGCTGCGCGCGCCGGCGGTGTTCCGGTGCGTGCGGGTCACGTCCgtggaggacggcgaggacgagtTCGCGTACCAGGCGGCGGTGTGCATCAACGGCCACCTCTTCAAGGGCTTCCTCTACGACCAGGGCGCCGACGAAGGCCGCGCCGGCAACGACGACCACGCCAGCGGCCACGCGCACGCGGCCGCCGTGCGCAGCATCTCCGACCTCCACCTCGGCAGCGCCTCCGCGGTGCCGCCCGACATGTACAACACCGTCAGCGGCCCGCTAATTCTCGGCGGGCTGGGCTATGGTAACACCATCAACTGA